GGGAATCGATTCCAAGGAAAATAGAGATTTAGGGCAGAGCAACTACTAGACAAATATCCAAATATCCATAGATAAGGGGATTTTCAGGTGGCGCAAGCAAAACCAACGATTTTAGTAACCGGTGGAGCCGGCTATATTGGCTCCCATGCAGTGTTGGCTTTACAACAGGCTAACTATGAAGTGATTATTCTAGATAATCTCAGTTATGGGCATCAGGATTTAGTCGAAGATGTTCTCAAAGTACCCTTAATTGTAGGAGATATTAGCGATCGCCTCCTACTCGATCAAGTCTTCCAAACTTATCCTATCGCTGCCGTCATGCACTTCGCCGCATTTATTGCCGTTGGCGAGTCCGTCCAAAAACCGGGCATGTACTATAGCAATAACGTTCATGGCACGTTAACCCTCCTAGAAGCCATGTTAACCGCCAATGTCAAGAAGTTAGTTTTCTCTTCCACTTGTGCCATTTATGGGGAACCTCAAACTCTTCCTATCCCCGAAGAGCATCCCCAAAATCCCATGAGTCCTTATGCTGCGAGTAAGGCCATGGTTGAACGCATTCTCACTGATTTTGACCATGCCTATGGTTTACAATCAGTCCGTTTCCGCTATTTTAACGCCGCTGGAGCCGAACCTGGAGGCTTATTAGGTGAGGATCATCATCCAGAAACCCATTTGATTCCCTTAGCGTTGCAAACAGCTTTAGGAAAACGGGACTCTTTATCTATCTTTGGCACAGATTATGACACAGAAGACGGAACCTGTATTCGAGATTACATTCATGTCCTTGACTTAGCGGCTGCCCATGTTCTGGGTTTAGAATACCTGCTCAATGGTGGCGAAAGTGAAGTCTTTAATCTGGGGAATGGCAATGGCTTTTCCGTCAGACAAGTCATTGAAACGGCTCGCCAAGTGACGGGAGGTGAAATTAAAGCAGTTGAGTGCGATCGCCGTCCTGGAGATCCGCCTATATTAGTGGGTAGTAGTGACAAAGCTAGAACTCTCCTTAACTGGAATCCCATCTATCCTGATGTAGAAACCATTATTCACCATGCTTGGCAATGGCATCAGTTGAGGCATGGAATGGGGAATAGGCAATAGGCAATAGGGAGTAGTCTATCTCCATGTCTTCGCGTCTGTGTGTCCTTGCATCCCTTTTCCTATTCCCCAAAATAAGAGGGGTCAACCCACAAGTGTTGACCCCTACCATGTCACCTTAAACCCAGCTCAATCAGTTAACAAGCCCCTGTCCGATGTAAAACGACATAAACCGTTTGCCAAATTAGTTGTAAATCATAGAGAGGAGTCCAGAGAGATTGATATTCTAAATCCAAGCTCACGATATCCTCGAAATTGCTCACTAATGAACGTCCGTTCACCTGCCATTGTCCAGTTAAACCCGGTTTCACATCCAAGCGTCTCCAGTGATGAGGTTGGTAGCGAATCACTTCATCATGGATGGGGGGACGAGTGCCGACTAAACTCATCTCTCCCAGTAAGACATTCCAGAATTGGGGAAACTCATCTAAGCTAGTTTTACGCAAAAATTGGCCCACTTTAGTGATGCGGGGATCGGATTCATTTTTAAAAATTAACCCCTCAGCCTGATTTTTCACTTTCGACTTCAGTCTATCAGCATGGGTCACCATCGAGCGAAACTTATAAATAGTAAATGGCTTACCATGGAGTCCATAGCGGCGCTGACTGAAGAAAATAGGCCCAGGACTATCTATTTTAATGGCAATGGCGATCAGGATAAAGATCAGAGCTAGAATCAGCAAACCGACTAGACTACCAATAATATCGATGGTACGTTTAATCGGGCAATCTGTAGAAGGATGATGGAGTCTGGGTAAAACCGATACCAATTCCCAGCTTGAACCAAGGGAATAATTACTGTTCATAACACTTGCATTATGAGGGACTTATGGGGCTTGATTCGAGTGTGTGCTTATACATCCCTATGCTAAGTCAATCCTTTGGTCTTTGGGTATAGCTCAGACTTAAGCTTCTTGAAATCTTTAAAATTCTGTGCCCATTTCTTCAGTTTTATGAAGTTTTGATGAAGTTAGGGGATGGACTAACTATAGGATTTACACTGAAAGATAGATTGAATAATTTTAACAATAAAGGGCTAACCTTGACTCATCAACTCTTTAAAGTTGATGGTATGCCCGATCCTGCTCTTAAATCTCTGAATATACTTTTGATTGGATGCATCTTAGAGCCAAGAAGTACCGGGAGAGTTGTTGCCAGCCAGAGTTAATGCACTTAAACTGGGTTTGTCTCAGCTTGAATTTAGATGATCCATGAGCATTAAATCGAATCTCCTGTTCTTTGTCATAACATCTTGTGAACTTAACCGACTATGATCGCAAATGGAGAACAATTATCTAAACTGCTGCCAATCATCAGCTTCCCCCATAGCTGCCTCGACTTCACCTAGCAGAGTTCAGTCAGTTCCGGGGAATTGTCAACATAACCCATTTCATACTCGAAAACTTGGTCAAACGGTGTTAGAGGTGCCAGATCTCGATCCCTTGAGTCAATTAAAATCAGGAAAATTGTTGATGGTCAATAAGAGCCGTCGCAATGGTCTGATCGTCTATAAACGCTATTATGCAGAATTTGCCGGTCCTGGGGCGGCTGTCGGTGGAATCTGTGATTCAGATTGTCATGGGTTGTTACCTGTGGGAAATCTGGATCTGGTTTCTCCGCAAAGCTTAGAGGAGCAACGGCAGGCCTATTTAATTCGCCTTCAGTGGATTCGCTTTACCCATCAATTCTCTGACCAAAGTATCCCCCTCAATCGGGCCCAAAAGATTCTTCAGCATTTTGAAGCTTTTTTTGGAGCTAAAACTCTGGCAACTATACCTGATGAGGCTTTAGCGCTGATGGTAGGTGTTTTCCCAGAGACGATCAATGAGGCTCGATTACTCAGTTAGGAATGGAAACTGAGTCTAAAAGGCTATGGAGTCTTTGGTAAGTGCGTTTATTTTCGTCAGGATTGCCAATGGTGATCCTTAATCCTCCTCCAGTGTGACGAATAAGAGTGCCTAGGGTTTTCAGGCGATCGCCGAGCGTTTCGTAGGTCAGGTGGCTGCTAGGATTAAGGCGAGCATAGAGAAAATTCCCCGCACTTGGCCAAACTGTGAGCTGAGAAATTTGATTTAACTGTTCTTTTAGGTATTTTCTCTCTTCCAACAGTGAACCAACACTGCTGAGAATCGGTTGACGATTTTGGAGAACCAACAGGGCTGCCAGTTGAGAAAACGTAGGTAAGTTGTAGGGCAGTCGTACTTTTTCTAAGGCTTCAATTAATTCTGGGTGACCCACAGCATATCCGACGCGATGGGAGGCTAACTGAAAGGCTTTGGAAAACGTCCGTAATATCACCCAATTGGGATGTTGACCCAATTCAGAGACGAGAGTGTGTTGACTAAATTCAAAATAGGCTTCGTCAATCACCACCAAAATTTCTGGAGGCAGTTCTTTTAGCCACTCGATTTCTTGGGGAGTCAGTGGGTTTCCAGTGGGGGAGTTGGGATGTACCATAAATACCACCCGAATCGGAACCGAAGTATCGGATTTTACCCCCTTTTGAGCGGCTTCTAGATTGGTTTCAAAGGTTTGGGGATTGCGGTTAACGGTGACCACAGGAATGCCTAGGGTTTTGGCAAGAATCCCATACATGGAGAAGGTGGGATTAGCGGCTAAAATCGCTGCTCTCTCGCCTAAACAGGTGGCCATAAGGATGGACCGAATCAGTTCATCGGAGCCGTTTCCGAGGCAAATTTGAGCGGGGAAAAGGGCAGTTTCTGGAGAGATTTGGGCTGATTCGTTAACATATTCAGCGATCGCCTCTTTTAATTCCTGATGACTGCCATCAGGATAGCGGTTAGCCTCTAGGGAATAAATATAAAGTTCGCCTAATTTCTGTTTTAGCTCTTCCGGTAAATCATGGGTGCTTTCATTGGTATCGAGTCGATCCAAAGTCTGTGGATGACTGCCGATGATGCTTCCTGGATGGGGTTTATAGGCATTCAGTTGGGCGATCGCCGGACGGATGAAAGACAACATAGACTTAACTAACTCAGAAGTAGCGATGAAGATGAAATCAGCATATCAAATTTTATAGCGCTACGTGCTGGTCATAGGCAGTAGTGGGCAGTAGGGAATCAGGAAAACTTAGTTGAGGGTTGTAATTCCAGGTAAAAAGTCTCGAATGCCTTGCCAGATTTCGGGGAGTTGATCAC
The sequence above is drawn from the Roseofilum reptotaenium CS-1145 genome and encodes:
- the galE gene encoding UDP-glucose 4-epimerase GalE produces the protein MAQAKPTILVTGGAGYIGSHAVLALQQANYEVIILDNLSYGHQDLVEDVLKVPLIVGDISDRLLLDQVFQTYPIAAVMHFAAFIAVGESVQKPGMYYSNNVHGTLTLLEAMLTANVKKLVFSSTCAIYGEPQTLPIPEEHPQNPMSPYAASKAMVERILTDFDHAYGLQSVRFRYFNAAGAEPGGLLGEDHHPETHLIPLALQTALGKRDSLSIFGTDYDTEDGTCIRDYIHVLDLAAAHVLGLEYLLNGGESEVFNLGNGNGFSVRQVIETARQVTGGEIKAVECDRRPGDPPILVGSSDKARTLLNWNPIYPDVETIIHHAWQWHQLRHGMGNRQ
- a CDS encoding sugar transferase, producing MNSNYSLGSSWELVSVLPRLHHPSTDCPIKRTIDIIGSLVGLLILALIFILIAIAIKIDSPGPIFFSQRRYGLHGKPFTIYKFRSMVTHADRLKSKVKNQAEGLIFKNESDPRITKVGQFLRKTSLDEFPQFWNVLLGEMSLVGTRPPIHDEVIRYQPHHWRRLDVKPGLTGQWQVNGRSLVSNFEDIVSLDLEYQSLWTPLYDLQLIWQTVYVVLHRTGAC
- a CDS encoding histidinol-phosphate transaminase, whose amino-acid sequence is MLSFIRPAIAQLNAYKPHPGSIIGSHPQTLDRLDTNESTHDLPEELKQKLGELYIYSLEANRYPDGSHQELKEAIAEYVNESAQISPETALFPAQICLGNGSDELIRSILMATCLGERAAILAANPTFSMYGILAKTLGIPVVTVNRNPQTFETNLEAAQKGVKSDTSVPIRVVFMVHPNSPTGNPLTPQEIEWLKELPPEILVVIDEAYFEFSQHTLVSELGQHPNWVILRTFSKAFQLASHRVGYAVGHPELIEALEKVRLPYNLPTFSQLAALLVLQNRQPILSSVGSLLEERKYLKEQLNQISQLTVWPSAGNFLYARLNPSSHLTYETLGDRLKTLGTLIRHTGGGLRITIGNPDENKRTYQRLHSLLDSVSIPN